The Vicia villosa cultivar HV-30 ecotype Madison, WI linkage group LG1, Vvil1.0, whole genome shotgun sequence genome includes a region encoding these proteins:
- the LOC131660825 gene encoding uncharacterized protein LOC131660825 produces the protein MEWCNQSTAIKYLFKYIHKGFDKNTASFVNAPRQPSRRYNNIDEIHQYLYYRYVSPCEAAWRLFGYKIHGRKPAVERMFFHLIGEKLLFYSDYDRMENVLEKASVTKSMFSSWLIANETYDHARELTYDQFVTMFVYHKRQRMWMPRKKGVYNWRVNLGASIYRRTILSTDDANGRERTYDI, from the coding sequence ATGGAATGGTGTAATCAAAGCACGGCTATCAAGTATCTATTCAAATATATCCACAAGGGATTTGACAAAAATACTGCATCATTCGTAAATGCTCCGCGTCAACCATCCCGTCGTTACAATAACATTGATGAAATACATCAGTATCTCTACTATCGATATGTGTCCCCGTGTGAAGCTGCATGGAGATTATTCGGCTACAAGATTCATGGGAGGAAGCCAGCCGTTGAACGTATGTTTTTCCACCTTATTGGTGAAAAATTGCTATTTTACTCAGACTATGACCGAATGGAAAATGTATTGGAAAAGGCAAGCGTAACGAAATCCATGTTTTCTTCATGGTTAATTGCAAACGAGACTTATGACCATGCAAGGGAATTGACGTACGACCAATTTGTGACAATGTTTGTCTACCACAAGAGACAGAGAATGTGGATGCCTCGGAAAAAGGGGGTTTACAATTGGCGGGTTAATTTGGGTGCCTCCATCTACCGGAGAACTATATTATCTACGGATGATGCTAACGGTCGTGAAAGGACCTATGACATATGA